Within Paenibacillus sabinae T27, the genomic segment TTTCAAATCCAGAGTAACCCTGGACAATCTGAACGGTTACAAGATCGGCGTCGGGCAGGGACAGTATACCGAGAGCGTCCTATTGAATGAACTGGGGGTGTCCGGCTACAGGGCTTATCCGACGGTTGCGGAGGCTTTGACCGCCCTGAGCAGGGGCGATATCGATCTCTTGTTCGAGAATCAGGAGGTTGTCGATTACCTGATCGTCGAAGAAGGGTTGACGGGCCGGATTATACATAAACTGAACAATCTTTATCCGGTGGTTTTCGCCTACGGAATCAGCAAATCTTCACCGGAGCTTGTGCCCTATATCAATGAACGTCTGAAGCGGCTGAAGCAGAGCGGGGCGTTTGAGGAGCTGTATCGTCAGTATTTTTTCAATCATTCGGAGGATTATGGAAAAAGGATGCGCCTTAGGACGATTGCCGGCCTGGTCATCGGCCTCGCCCTGCTGGCCGCAGCCGCCTTTTTTCTTAGAATGTATATTATCCATTTGCGCCGGATTATTCGCGCCGAACAGCAGTTTTTCGAGGATGTGATCGAGCATACGGGCATTCTGGTCTGGGCGGTGCAGAAGGACAAAACGGTGCTGCGCCTGAACAAGTACGGTGAGCGGGTCACGGGCCTGAGAGAACAGGAGATTGTCGGCCAGAGTCTGGATGATGTGGAGCTCAAAGTAGCGGGGGGAACCAGGCTGAAGGAGCTGCTCTACCGGGCGATTGGCTACGATTTTGCCGGACATGAGGAGTTTCAGATTCCGAGCGGAGCCGCCGAGGGGCGGTACTTCACATTCCGGACGATGCTGATCAAGGGCCTCGGCAGAGGGGCCTCCGACGCTTTTGTATTGATCGGCATTGATATCGACGAGCTGAAACGGAACGAGCGGAAGCTTGAATCGAGCTTTTGGAAGCTGGAGGCGACCCATCTGGAACTGGCGGCGGCCAAAGAGGAATTGCAGGATCAGAACGAGAAGCTGAGCTTCAGCGAGAAGCGGTTCCGCCTGGCGGTGGAAGCCTCCGGCGCTTTACTGTGGGAATACAACTACGAGAAAGAGTGCCACTGGGTGTCGGATCGGTGGTATGAAGTCATGGGCTATCAACCGGGGGAACTGGATTTGTCCGTTGATACGGTAATAGATCTGATCCATCCCGATGACCGGGAGCGCTCAAGAAAGGCGCGCGAGGAGCATTTGGCCGGTCTGGCGCCGGTGTATGAAAGTGAATACCGGATGCGAACGAAGGACGGGCGTTATTACTGGTTCGAGGTCAGAGGCAAGGCCTCTATCGACCAGCGGCGGGAAGTGCCGATGTTTCTCGGCTCCCTGATCGACATCTCCAACCGGAAGCAAATGGAGCTTAAGCTCAGCAGCAGCTACCAGGAGCTTGAAGCGACCTATGAGCAGCTTACAGCAACGCAGCAGGAGCTTGTGGAGCAGTACGCCACTCTGCTGGAGAATCAGAAAAAAATGCACCATCTTGCCTATTATGATTCCTTGAGCCATTTGCCCAACCGTCTGTGTCTGCTGGAGACGATGGAAGAATACTTCCAGATTCCCGGCGGGAGCGCCGCGCTGTTGTTCGTCGATACGGACAATTTTAAATACATTAATGACACGATGGGCCATAAGTTTGGCGATATACTGATCCGGCAGGTTAGCGAAAAACTGCAGTCATCCGTTGTCCGTGAAGGCAGTATGCTCGCCAGACTTGGCGGAGACGAATTTGTCGTCTTTATCAAAGATGTGGAAGAACGCAAGGAAGTCATCGAGCTGGCAGAGAGGCTCCTCAAGGAGTTTGAGAACCCGTTCCAGATCGGCGAGAGCAGCGTCTACATTTCAGTCAGCATTGGGATTTCCTTCTATCCGGCAG encodes:
- a CDS encoding EAL domain-containing protein; translated protein: MKRCKVIVLLLSVLLLLAPDAAHAARKEVAYKAELDYPPYKYIHNGYLTGFDIDLTNMIFERQDYLVQYGSDIWNRVYRQLIGGDIDTAGLMAVTEERKREILFSNPVMKIRTSIYARENFKSRVTLDNLNGYKIGVGQGQYTESVLLNELGVSGYRAYPTVAEALTALSRGDIDLLFENQEVVDYLIVEEGLTGRIIHKLNNLYPVVFAYGISKSSPELVPYINERLKRLKQSGAFEELYRQYFFNHSEDYGKRMRLRTIAGLVIGLALLAAAAFFLRMYIIHLRRIIRAEQQFFEDVIEHTGILVWAVQKDKTVLRLNKYGERVTGLREQEIVGQSLDDVELKVAGGTRLKELLYRAIGYDFAGHEEFQIPSGAAEGRYFTFRTMLIKGLGRGASDAFVLIGIDIDELKRNERKLESSFWKLEATHLELAAAKEELQDQNEKLSFSEKRFRLAVEASGALLWEYNYEKECHWVSDRWYEVMGYQPGELDLSVDTVIDLIHPDDRERSRKAREEHLAGLAPVYESEYRMRTKDGRYYWFEVRGKASIDQRREVPMFLGSLIDISNRKQMELKLSSSYQELEATYEQLTATQQELVEQYATLLENQKKMHHLAYYDSLSHLPNRLCLLETMEEYFQIPGGSAALLFVDTDNFKYINDTMGHKFGDILIRQVSEKLQSSVVREGSMLARLGGDEFVVFIKDVEERKEVIELAERLLKEFENPFQIGESSVYISVSIGISFYPADGNTTEEILKSADVAMYRAKEAGKGVYALYDKSLHTEFKERMTIEKHLRSALDNEEFELFFQPQVDLLTGDISGFEALIRWNSPDLGFVSPLSFIRIAEDSRLIIPLGEWVLRKACHFMAEMSRKQYNHFRIAVNISVIQLLQDNFIPTVLGILSESGIAPKCLELEITESVFMESFERIVDKLEYLQSQGIRIALDDFGTGYSSLSYLQQLPISTLKIDKAFIDPLSDNSYSQSFIKTMVSLGHEMGLEVVAEGVEDRSQLAFLKMTGCDKVQGYLISKPLPERNTRELLEKWSRKV